One genomic segment of Chitinophaga sancti includes these proteins:
- a CDS encoding outer membrane beta-barrel family protein, translated as MHKFVSLCMGMTLSFLSFSYAQQNNHQSPENGSIQGKLMDEQSNTPIEYASVAILRAVDSSVVTGMLSKPNGDFNFPVIPTGKYLLKVNFIGYSTVYKAITLTSKNNIIDVGNIKLGTNAKVLAAVEIVGEKPAYTMAIDKRVFNVEKNISSVGGTATDVLKQVPAVSVDIDGNVTVRNGSPTIFVDGRPTTLTMDQIPADAIANIEVITNPSAKYDAEGVSGILNIVLKKNRKAGINGQVNAGISSLGGVNGGFDFSIRREKFNLSLSYNVRSRKGSSNEHLFRKNIGTDTTTYLDQYENGDQSRKFQYGRIGFDWFMDNRNTFSISTSINAGDFRNDNNLMLYNLNTGKEQVRYGSGVDNDNHNFRNYAGQLGYKHTFAKQGHELTADFNYNYATSKDGSDYSLQYYTLDHVAIDTPTAPAKRYAYGGGNTTYVTGQIDYVNPLSETSKVEAGLRTTSRIFNNTLTTMGLNNATGDYVYDSSLSNNYHYKETINAGYISYSGSLGNFGYMGGLRGEQSYYSGDMTSTTKSNYKISYPISLFPSMFISQKFKGDHELQLNYTRRVRRPWFRDLLPNLNYTAQSASRGNPTLKPEFTNSFEFSYLKDFNRKHNVMVSLYFRNTKNAITDYSSDTTITVNGVAQKVVLTYPVNADTRNAYGAEFTVRNQLTKDWDVTTNLNMAQTKINASNLQTNLTNSGFIFFGKINTNYKLPYRTTLQVTGIYESKQIMAQGERAGKYTVDAALRKEFLKDRSLVVSMGINDIFNTDRSINYTNTDYSEQEYYRKRATREARLNVSWRFGKIDAGKKKENKKGEEQGGNGDF; from the coding sequence ATGCACAAATTTGTCTCGTTATGTATGGGAATGACGCTGTCATTTCTATCATTTTCTTATGCTCAACAAAACAACCACCAATCACCTGAAAATGGGTCTATTCAGGGGAAATTGATGGATGAACAATCCAATACTCCCATCGAGTATGCCTCCGTTGCCATCCTGCGCGCTGTCGATTCCAGCGTAGTGACCGGTATGCTCTCGAAACCAAACGGGGATTTTAATTTCCCTGTAATTCCTACAGGAAAGTATTTATTGAAGGTAAATTTCATTGGGTATTCTACCGTTTATAAAGCAATTACCTTAACATCGAAAAATAATATTATCGATGTTGGTAATATCAAGCTCGGCACTAATGCGAAAGTTCTGGCTGCTGTAGAGATCGTAGGTGAAAAACCCGCTTACACCATGGCGATTGATAAACGCGTATTCAACGTGGAAAAAAACATTTCCAGCGTAGGCGGTACCGCCACCGACGTTTTGAAACAGGTACCGGCTGTAAGTGTAGACATTGACGGTAATGTGACTGTCCGTAATGGTTCTCCGACCATTTTTGTTGACGGCCGCCCTACTACCCTCACCATGGATCAGATTCCTGCAGATGCAATTGCGAATATCGAAGTGATCACCAACCCATCTGCAAAATATGATGCGGAAGGTGTGAGCGGTATATTAAATATAGTATTGAAGAAAAACAGGAAAGCAGGCATCAACGGACAGGTGAACGCAGGTATTTCTTCTCTGGGTGGTGTGAATGGCGGTTTCGATTTCAGTATCCGTCGTGAAAAGTTCAATCTCTCCCTGAGTTATAATGTGCGTTCCCGTAAAGGTTCTTCTAATGAACACCTGTTCCGTAAAAACATCGGTACTGATACCACTACTTACCTGGACCAATATGAAAATGGTGACCAGAGCCGTAAATTTCAATATGGCCGTATCGGCTTTGACTGGTTCATGGACAACCGCAATACTTTTAGCATCAGTACCAGCATCAACGCAGGCGATTTCCGTAATGATAATAACCTGATGCTGTACAACCTGAACACCGGCAAAGAGCAGGTAAGATATGGTTCAGGTGTTGACAATGATAACCACAACTTCCGCAACTATGCCGGTCAGTTGGGTTACAAACATACTTTTGCAAAACAGGGTCACGAGCTGACGGCAGATTTCAATTACAACTATGCCACCAGCAAGGATGGTAGTGATTATTCTTTACAATATTATACGCTGGATCATGTTGCAATCGATACACCTACCGCCCCTGCTAAGCGATATGCGTATGGAGGTGGTAACACCACTTATGTGACAGGTCAGATTGACTACGTAAATCCGCTGTCTGAAACTTCAAAGGTTGAAGCAGGTTTGCGTACCACCAGCCGTATCTTTAATAATACGCTGACTACCATGGGACTGAACAACGCTACCGGAGACTACGTTTACGATAGCTCACTCTCTAACAACTATCATTACAAAGAAACCATCAACGCGGGTTACATCAGCTACTCCGGTTCGCTGGGCAACTTTGGTTACATGGGAGGTTTGAGAGGAGAACAGTCTTATTACAGTGGTGATATGACCAGCACGACTAAAAGTAATTATAAGATCAGCTACCCTATCAGCCTGTTTCCCAGTATGTTTATATCTCAGAAGTTCAAAGGTGATCATGAGCTGCAGCTGAATTACACACGTCGTGTACGTCGTCCATGGTTCAGGGATCTGTTGCCTAACCTGAATTACACCGCCCAGAGTGCTAGCCGTGGTAACCCGACATTGAAACCTGAATTCACCAATTCATTTGAGTTTAGCTATCTGAAAGATTTCAATCGAAAGCACAATGTAATGGTGTCATTGTATTTCCGTAATACAAAGAATGCGATCACCGATTACTCATCTGATACCACGATTACCGTGAATGGTGTAGCACAGAAAGTAGTATTGACTTACCCTGTGAATGCAGATACAAGGAATGCTTATGGTGCAGAGTTTACCGTGCGTAACCAGTTGACCAAAGACTGGGATGTGACCACGAACCTGAACATGGCACAGACGAAGATCAATGCTTCCAACCTGCAGACGAACCTGACAAATTCAGGGTTTATCTTCTTTGGTAAGATCAATACGAATTACAAATTGCCGTATAGAACCACCTTGCAGGTTACTGGCATCTATGAGTCCAAACAGATTATGGCCCAGGGAGAAAGAGCCGGAAAATATACCGTGGATGCAGCGCTGCGCAAGGAGTTCCTGAAAGACAGATCACTGGTGGTGTCCATGGGTATCAATGATATTTTCAATACAGACCGTAGTATCAATTACACAAATACTGATTATTCTGAGCAGGAATATTATCGCAAGCGTGCTACCCGCGAAGCACGGTTGAATGTGTCCTGGAGATTTGGTAAGATAGATGCTGGAAAAAAGAAAGAGAATAAGAAGGGAGAAGAACAGGGAGGAAATGGTGATTTCTGA
- a CDS encoding FdhF/YdeP family oxidoreductase: MIKNNAENPESSIALSRNGEKSNAGNQESSTANPNNGDLSNAENPDSFKTNSPSMNPPNAENPETFTGHFRLGKPKSSAAGLPAVIHAMQHILAEMDAIRGLKALNKLNQKNGFDCPGCAWPDPDDERSGIAEYCENGAKAVAEEATTKRLDATFFAQNSVAELATLTDYEIGKKGRVAQPMYLAEGATHYTPITWDKAFETIGAHLNVLSSPNEAIFYTSGRTSNEAAFLYQLFVREYGTNNLPDCSNMCHESSGVALIESVGIGKGSVTLDDLYEAEVIFILGQNPGTNHPRMLTALQKAKAKGVTIISANPLKETGLLGFMNPQTVKGMLHIDSHLTDIFLQVKINGDMALIKAINLLLLKEEETHPGTVFDPEFIQNNTSGYEAYIAHLQEQNLDQLVNDCGVSLAQIKAAVHALVHKKKIIACWAMGLTQHKNAVDTIKEIVNLLLLKGSIGKPGAGTCPVRGHSNVQGDRTVGIFERPSKALLDKIQEVYGFDPPREHGWDVVAAIRAMRDGKGKVFFAMGGNFLSATPDTVQTANALRNCNLTVHVSTKLNRSHLVHGREAIILPTLGRSDKDTINGERQFVTCENSMGVVQMSKGNLSPISDQLLSEPTIVCRLAMATLKDRTVVDWPRYSRHYDYIRDDLERVIPGFDNYNQRVRHPGGFYLPNGAREGKYNTTNLKANFNVAPVTRTTLNDDEFMMMTIRSHDQFNTTIYGLDDRYRGIYQERRVILMNEAEAAKHKIKGGDKVDLYNNFGGVERVVRNFLVVLYDIPERCTATYFPETNALVPLDSVADKSNTPTSKLVIIKIKKSIT, encoded by the coding sequence ATGATCAAGAACAATGCTGAAAATCCGGAATCATCCATAGCACTCTCCCGCAATGGAGAAAAATCCAATGCTGGAAACCAGGAATCATCCACAGCAAACCCCAACAACGGAGACCTATCAAACGCCGAAAATCCGGATTCATTTAAAACCAATTCCCCTTCCATGAACCCACCCAACGCCGAAAACCCTGAAACCTTCACAGGACATTTCCGCCTTGGCAAACCCAAATCCTCTGCTGCCGGTCTACCCGCAGTCATCCACGCCATGCAGCACATTCTCGCCGAAATGGACGCCATCAGAGGTCTCAAAGCCTTAAACAAACTCAATCAGAAAAATGGCTTCGACTGCCCCGGTTGTGCATGGCCTGACCCGGACGATGAGCGATCCGGTATAGCCGAATATTGCGAAAACGGCGCCAAAGCTGTCGCTGAAGAAGCCACTACCAAACGCCTGGACGCCACCTTCTTCGCTCAAAACAGCGTAGCTGAACTGGCAACCCTCACCGACTACGAAATCGGTAAAAAAGGTCGTGTGGCCCAGCCCATGTACCTCGCCGAAGGCGCCACCCATTATACCCCCATCACCTGGGACAAAGCATTCGAAACAATCGGCGCTCATCTCAATGTATTGTCCTCTCCCAATGAAGCCATCTTTTATACCTCCGGCCGTACCAGCAATGAAGCGGCTTTTCTATATCAATTATTCGTCAGGGAATATGGTACGAACAACCTCCCTGATTGTTCCAACATGTGCCACGAATCCAGTGGTGTCGCCCTCATCGAATCTGTCGGTATCGGCAAAGGCTCCGTCACACTCGATGACCTATACGAAGCCGAAGTGATTTTCATTTTAGGACAAAATCCCGGTACAAATCACCCCCGCATGCTCACCGCCCTGCAAAAGGCAAAAGCAAAAGGCGTGACCATTATCTCTGCGAATCCATTAAAAGAAACCGGCCTGCTCGGATTCATGAATCCGCAAACGGTGAAAGGTATGCTCCACATTGATAGTCACCTTACAGATATCTTCCTGCAGGTAAAGATCAATGGAGATATGGCACTGATTAAAGCCATCAACCTGCTCCTGCTAAAAGAAGAAGAAACCCATCCCGGCACCGTATTCGACCCTGAATTTATTCAAAACAATACCAGCGGATACGAAGCCTACATCGCTCATTTACAGGAACAAAACTTAGATCAGTTAGTCAATGACTGCGGTGTGTCCTTAGCACAAATAAAAGCTGCCGTCCATGCTTTAGTACATAAAAAGAAAATCATTGCCTGCTGGGCCATGGGACTCACCCAACACAAAAACGCCGTTGACACCATCAAAGAAATCGTCAACCTGCTATTGTTAAAAGGCAGTATTGGCAAACCCGGCGCCGGCACCTGCCCGGTACGCGGTCATAGCAATGTGCAGGGTGATCGTACCGTCGGTATTTTCGAAAGACCGTCGAAGGCGCTGTTGGATAAAATCCAGGAAGTATACGGTTTCGATCCTCCCAGGGAACATGGTTGGGATGTAGTCGCTGCTATCCGCGCCATGCGCGACGGCAAAGGCAAGGTATTCTTTGCCATGGGTGGCAACTTCCTTTCAGCCACTCCCGATACCGTGCAGACGGCCAATGCGTTACGCAACTGTAACCTGACCGTACACGTATCTACAAAACTGAACAGAAGTCACCTGGTACATGGCAGGGAAGCCATTATCTTACCCACCCTCGGCCGTAGTGACAAAGACACCATAAATGGAGAACGACAATTCGTGACCTGCGAAAACTCCATGGGAGTCGTTCAAATGTCCAAAGGGAACCTGTCTCCCATTTCTGACCAGCTACTCAGTGAACCCACGATCGTATGCAGGCTCGCCATGGCCACTTTAAAAGATCGCACTGTAGTCGACTGGCCACGTTACAGCCGTCACTATGATTATATCCGTGACGACCTGGAAAGGGTCATCCCGGGTTTTGATAATTATAACCAACGGGTACGGCACCCCGGTGGCTTTTACCTGCCCAACGGCGCCCGCGAAGGGAAATACAATACCACGAACCTGAAGGCGAACTTCAATGTGGCCCCTGTGACCCGAACCACCTTAAATGACGATGAATTCATGATGATGACCATCCGGAGCCACGACCAGTTCAATACCACTATTTATGGTCTGGACGATCGGTACAGAGGTATCTACCAGGAGCGTCGTGTGATACTCATGAACGAAGCCGAAGCGGCGAAACATAAAATAAAAGGAGGAGATAAGGTGGACTTATACAATAATTTTGGGGGTGTGGAAAGAGTAGTGAGGAACTTTTTAGTGGTCCTGTACGACATTCCTGAAAGGTGCACCGCCACTTACTTTCCGGAGACAAATGCACTCGTACCGCTGGATAGCGTGGCCGATAAAAGTAATACACCTACTTCCAAGCTGGTGATCATAAAAATAAAAAAATCAATCACCTGA
- a CDS encoding neutral zinc metallopeptidase: MRWQNRRLSDNVEDRRGGGGGGGMRNIGIGGVIIIVVLALITKQSPQALLNKVSQSTGGGTEQTTSQTVTKTSDEEARFASSVLANTEDVWTELFREMHKEYEAPKMVLFTDVDQSGCGTAQSAMGPFYCPADDRVYLDLSFFNEMETRFKVVGDFAKAYVIAHEVGHHIQNLLGISRKMQAMRSQLSETEYNKLSVKLELQADFLAGVWAHHAQKMDNILDPGDIEEALNAASAVGDDKLQEAANGRVVPDAFTHGTSAQRMRWFKKGFDTGDIKDGDTFNASNL, from the coding sequence ATGCGTTGGCAAAACAGACGACTAAGCGATAACGTGGAAGATCGCCGCGGCGGCGGTGGTGGAGGTGGTATGAGGAATATCGGTATCGGTGGCGTTATCATCATCGTTGTACTGGCACTCATTACTAAACAAAGTCCACAGGCGTTATTGAATAAGGTATCGCAGAGTACCGGTGGTGGTACTGAGCAAACTACTTCTCAGACTGTGACGAAAACCAGTGATGAGGAAGCACGTTTTGCATCTTCAGTTTTGGCCAATACAGAAGATGTATGGACGGAGCTGTTCAGGGAAATGCATAAGGAATATGAAGCACCTAAAATGGTATTGTTTACAGATGTAGACCAGTCAGGTTGTGGTACGGCACAATCAGCGATGGGACCATTCTATTGTCCTGCAGATGATAGGGTGTACCTGGATCTGAGCTTCTTTAATGAAATGGAGACGCGGTTCAAGGTAGTGGGTGATTTTGCTAAAGCCTATGTGATTGCACATGAGGTGGGGCATCATATCCAGAACCTGCTGGGTATAAGTAGAAAGATGCAGGCTATGCGTTCACAGCTGAGTGAAACGGAATATAATAAACTGTCAGTAAAACTGGAATTGCAGGCGGATTTTTTGGCGGGTGTGTGGGCGCATCATGCGCAGAAAATGGATAATATATTGGATCCGGGAGATATTGAGGAAGCGTTGAATGCAGCGAGTGCGGTGGGTGATGACAAGTTGCAGGAAGCAGCGAATGGCAGAGTGGTACCGGATGCGTTTACGCATGGGACTTCAGCACAGCGTATGCGGTGGTTTAAGAAAGGGTTTGATACCGGGGATATAAAGGATGGGGATACGTTTAATGCGAGTAATTTATAA
- a CDS encoding DUF695 domain-containing protein: MSNAYQPDWDLYTCHIDDHPAIIGLDLDLRRFAPLNSKPHAIYVSVYLNTPRADGFPQGEEFQVLGEIEDSLVKGLESKLNAHFVGRTISNGVRDFYFYSGDTTLYDKHIADVMIGFPNYQYDFGVKEDRTWELYFDFLLPDKVEFQRIQNRKVLRTLKQHGDIEEKARHIDHYIYFNSEEDRERYWQQISKEGFVVQQRNLSGNEERPYSLHVSRHDCTDERSINAVVLLLFELAQAINADYNGWETTVVNS, from the coding sequence ATGTCTAACGCCTACCAGCCAGATTGGGATTTATACACTTGTCACATAGATGACCACCCGGCCATTATAGGGCTAGACCTCGACCTACGGCGATTCGCACCGCTGAACAGTAAACCGCATGCTATTTATGTGTCTGTATATTTGAATACTCCCCGGGCCGATGGGTTTCCACAGGGAGAAGAGTTTCAAGTGTTGGGTGAAATTGAGGACAGCCTGGTCAAAGGATTGGAATCAAAGCTGAATGCACACTTTGTGGGCAGGACGATTTCCAATGGTGTAAGAGATTTTTATTTTTATTCCGGTGACACAACATTATATGATAAGCATATAGCTGATGTGATGATCGGATTTCCTAATTATCAATATGATTTTGGAGTAAAGGAAGATCGTACCTGGGAATTGTACTTTGATTTCCTGCTACCAGACAAGGTAGAGTTCCAGCGAATACAGAACCGCAAGGTGCTGCGCACGCTGAAACAACATGGGGATATTGAGGAAAAAGCCAGACACATTGATCACTATATTTATTTCAATTCGGAAGAAGACAGGGAGCGATACTGGCAGCAGATCAGCAAAGAAGGATTTGTTGTGCAGCAGCGTAACCTGAGTGGTAATGAAGAACGGCCTTACAGCCTGCATGTATCCAGACATGACTGTACAGATGAACGAAGCATTAATGCTGTCGTGCTTTTGCTGTTTGAACTGGCACAAGCGATCAATGCAGACTACAATGGCTGGGAAACGACGGTTGTAAACAGTTAA
- the fdhD gene encoding formate dehydrogenase accessory sulfurtransferase FdhD, with amino-acid sequence MSNPAISYAHITRVTDTLVTATEDALAAEEPLEIRLVHNGQQQTITVTMRSPGQDEELAAGFLFTEGIITQYAAIKNIYYNNNVASVTLQPGITPSLQPAQRNFLANASCGVCGKTDLDAIYTPVSKTTSRIKVPAAILHELPAMLRNQQAVFDNTGGLHAAALFNTEGHLLHIKEDIGRHNAVDKLIGTGIKQDLDFTQYGLLLSGRAGFELIQKAAVAGIPVIAAVGAPSSMAVKMAKEWNITLIGFLREGRFNIYHGQEKIAL; translated from the coding sequence ATGTCAAATCCCGCCATATCCTACGCGCACATTACAAGGGTAACGGATACACTTGTCACAGCTACTGAAGATGCCCTGGCAGCCGAGGAACCCCTCGAAATACGCCTGGTGCATAATGGTCAGCAGCAAACTATTACAGTGACCATGCGATCGCCCGGACAAGATGAGGAACTCGCCGCCGGTTTTTTATTTACTGAGGGAATCATTACCCAATACGCAGCAATAAAAAACATTTATTATAATAATAACGTCGCCTCCGTTACTTTACAACCAGGCATCACGCCTTCTTTACAACCTGCTCAACGAAATTTTCTGGCAAATGCAAGTTGTGGGGTTTGTGGTAAAACCGACCTGGATGCGATTTATACGCCAGTCTCCAAAACTACCTCCCGTATCAAGGTTCCCGCCGCTATTTTACATGAACTACCTGCAATGTTACGTAACCAGCAAGCGGTATTTGATAATACCGGTGGCTTACATGCGGCTGCTTTATTTAATACAGAAGGACATTTGCTGCACATAAAGGAAGATATCGGCCGACATAATGCAGTGGATAAATTGATTGGTACTGGTATAAAACAAGATCTCGATTTTACCCAATATGGATTACTTCTCAGCGGCAGAGCCGGTTTTGAATTGATTCAAAAAGCCGCTGTAGCAGGTATCCCAGTTATCGCTGCCGTAGGCGCACCCAGCAGCATGGCAGTAAAAATGGCAAAAGAATGGAATATCACCCTGATCGGTTTCTTGAGAGAAGGGCGTTTTAATATTTATCATGGACAGGAAAAAATCGCGTTATGA